The region GACGCTCAGATCATCAAACTGCAAAAAGCGCGGGCACTGCTCGCAGAAGGACTGCAGCCGGAGCGCGCAACAGGCCGCCGGGGCCGTCCTAAAGGAAGCGCCAATACAACAAAGGCTAGTGGGGGCAGAAGCAAACGCAAGATGACTCCCGAAGGCCGCAAGCGCATCGCGGACGCCATGAAGAAGCGATGGGCAGAGCGAAGAAAACAGAACGCAGGCAAGTAGCGCAAGGCACACAGAATGCGCAGGGGAATCTACTCCCTGCGCATTTCGTCTCCAGATCCCTTGTGAAGCGAGAATGCAGCTTCAGCGCGTTGCGATCACCTCGCGCAAGTTGTCCTTGGCAAGAAAGAAGCGATAGCTGCTGAAGTCATGAAGCATGGCTTCAATTTTGCGATTGCTGTAGGCGTTCAGGAGAGGATAGCTCCCTGACTTTTGCATCTCCACCACCTCAGTGTCCGTCAGATGATAACGGCAGAAAGCCGTGTTGGGCTCCTTCGTTGTATGAAAGAAGGCGAGCAAAAGGCCTCCGGGGGCCACAACCTCGTGCAATCTGGTAAAAAGCGGCTCGATCAGCGCTTCAGGAAGAAAGTCGACTGTATCCCAGAGAATAACGACATCGAACTGCCGCCCGGAGAAGTTCAGGTTCGCCTCAAAGAAGCGATCGCAGTCGTAACGAGCCTCTTCCCCCGGCTCTGAGGGCAACACCCACTCGGGACGCGCGGCCTCCTCCACGAGGTTGGCCATATAGATACTGTGACCGAGTCCCGTAATGTAGTTGATATTGGTGGAGGAGGTTGGGCCGATGTCGAGCACACGCAGAGACTCCTGCCCCTTCAGGTGCTTCTGAAGCTCTTTCCATCCGCTGGAGTGGCGCGGAACCCGCGAAGAATCCGTATTGCGAGAGCTAGCTGAGCCTTCGCCGCCGCCGAAGATGTTCCGCATTCCCTAGTATTCCCTTCCTATGCTTTCGGCTCGAGCAGGAGACTCTCCTGCTGTGGTTTCGATACTGCCTCCACCCCCTCGCCGGGGGACTCGCCAGGGCTTAGATTTACCCTGCCTCGAATCGTTGCGTTCTCTTCGATCGACAGACGGCGGCTGTAGATGTCGCCGTCCACCGATGCAGAGCCGCGAATCTCCACCCTATCCGAAGCATGGAGATCTCCTTTGATAGAGCCGTAAACGATGATGTCCTTTGCCCGAACATTGGCGAGAATTCGCGCATTCGGTCCCAGGGTCAAAGAACTCTCAGTAAGCGTGATTGTTCCTTCCATATCTCCGTCGAGATAGAGATCTTCATTTCCCGATAGCTCACCCCGTATGGTGACCGATTTCCCTATGACAGTGGAACCTTCAGCCGGCTTCATTCGGTAATCTTCTCTCCTGGAGCAATGTAGGCAATACTCTGCACCTTGCCCGAACTATACCCAAGGTGCTGCGTCGAGGCAAACACGTGACACGTGCAAGAAAACCCTCTGCTATCCATTTTCGTCACACGTAAGATATCAGCAGGATCGCGCATAACCGATCCATCTGGCGGGACGAGGGTCATTGGAGTGATGTTGAAAGAACGCGGGCAACAGAATCTCCAAGGCTCTCTGAGGCTGGTGCAGGAGGCAACGAGAAGCCGCAGCGCGGCGATTTTCATTTTGGGAATCGTATTGTGCCTGCCGGCAGCGGCAGCTCCTCCGTTCCAGGCCGATGCAGCGGCGGAGAAGGCCCGACAGGCCGCGATGCTGAATACTCCGCCTCGTACCTGGGTGACTCAGGCGATTGACCGCGAACTGGATATTCTCCATAACAGGACGAGCCATCTGCGGTATCGCATGCATCTTGTGAATGCCAAAGGAGACCAGGTACGCGACGTCATCGAGAGCCAGGATGGTACTGTTGCGCGCCTGATTCTGCGGGACGGCAAGCCGCTCACCGAGGAACAGGATCGCGATGAGCAGGAACGGCTGAATGACATGGTGAAGCATCCTGATGCGTTTGCCAAGCACATCAAAGACAACCAGTCAGGGAAAAAGGTTGCCGATCAATTGATGCGGCTGATGCCGGACGCCATGATCTACACCTACGTCCCCGGCCAGCCGCAGACGGGGCGCCGACCGGGAATCACCGAAATCGTCATCGACTACGAGCCGAATCCGAAGTTTCATCCTCCTTCGACAACAGCAGAGGCGCTCACCGGGATGCGAGGAAGAGCCTGGATCGATATGAAGACCAAGACGGTCGTGCGCATGGAAGGAAATATCTTCCGCGGCGTTAACTTCGGTTGGGGCATGCTGGCTCACATCTATCCCGGCGGCCAGCTCACACTCGATCAGGCAGAGGCAACGGACGGACGCTGGATCTTCACGCACTTCAAAGAGCGCATCTCTGTGCGCGCCCTGATGGTGAAGACACTCAATATCCAGGCGGATATCGATGCGTGGGACTTCCGGCCTGTTGCCGCAATGAGCTATCAGGACGCAGTTCGTGAACTGCTGAACACGCCACTGCCGAAGCAGGACATCAGGCCGTAACCCGCGCCTTCGCGCGCAATGTCTGCCTTCGCACCGTCAGGCTCTCGATCCGGTCCCGGAGGATCGCGTAGCCGGAGTCTGCGCCAGCGGGAACGGGAATCTCCCCCGCCTTGCTGACCGTCACCTCCGGTTCAATGATGTCTTGCGACCAGTAGCGCGCGGAAGCGGAGACATCTCCCGGAAGAGAGAAGTTCGGGAGCGATGAGAGCGCAATGTTGTGGACGCGACCGATGCCTGTCTCCAGCATGCCGCCGCACCACACGGGAATTCCCCGCTCTGCCGCTACATTGTGGACAGCAATGGCTTCGCTGAAACCACCGACACGACCGACCTTGATATTGATGATCTGGCAGGAGTTCATGTCGATCGCCGCCAGAGCATCGCGCCGGTTGCGGATGGACTCGTCGAGGCAGATCGCGGTCTCGATCCGCTTCTGCAGCATGGAGTGGAAGTAGAAATCGTCGTACCAGAGCGGCTGCTCGATCATCAGCAGCTTGAACTGGTCCCACGAAGCGATATGGTCGAAGTCCTTCATGCGATAGGCGGAGTTGGCATCGCAACTGAGCATGATATCGGGCCAACGCTCGCGTACGGCTTCAAAGATGTGGGTATCCCATCCCGGTTTGCACTTGAGCTTGATCCGCTGATAACCGGCGGCCAGCTCGGTCTCGATCTTTTCGAGCAGCTTTTCAAGCGTGGGCTGAATTCCGATGGAGACGCCGCACGGAATCACGTCGCGGGTTCCGCCGAGAAGGTCTGCAAGGGAGATTTTTTTCGACTGTGCCTCCAGATCCCAGACGGCGTTTTCGAGAGCAGCCTTCGCCATACGGTGGCCGCGAACCTGCTTAAGGACGTCGGGGACATCACCGCCGTGCTGCAGCTCGGCATCGAGCAGACGTGGAGCCAATTCGGTTTCGGTGATGATCCAGGCCGTATCGATCATCTCGTCGCTGAAATAAGGGTGTTCTCCAGCGACACACTCCCCCCAGGCTGTGAGGCCTTCGCACTCCAGCTCGACAAGCAGGATGCGACGGCCTGTGGTCAGACCGAAGCTGGTCTCAAAGGGGTAAGCCAGCGGCATGTTGATCTCACGCATGTGAATCGCATCAATATTCAGCATCTCAGAATCCCGTCCTTCCAATCGTCGTTTGCGGAAGTTGCACGCATTCAGGTCGCTCCGAATCAGCTCCAGGCGCCTTGTTCTTCATCGTTCCACCTGCCCAGCAAAAACGTTCCGTTGCCGTGGGCGTCGCGTTCGTAACCGATAGCAGCGAGACCGCGGCTGAACGCTGACTCGAAGGCCTTCCGGTTCGTCTTCTGCAGCTCCTGTGCGAGTGATCTTGTCTGGGGATCCTGCTTCCATTGGTAGATGGCGTGCGGGACAGTGATACGTTCTATGGTTTCGATCGGCTCCGGTGTTCCGGCCAGGATGTTCGCAACCCGGGGGGATTTCAGCCACCATTCCGCGTATAGCCTATCCGTCGGCAGGCCGCCCTGCAAGGGAGAAGAGGAAGGCCCATAAAAGTCCGCCTTATAGCGGCGGGCGATGGCGCCCAGACGGGCGATATTCAGGTGTGCGTTTTTGATCTCCAGGGGATCGAAGGTCCACTCCATCAGGTCGAAGCCTCGCGCCAGCGCGTCGTCCCGCTGAGCCAGCTTCAGCCTGCGTCCCAGCCCACCGTTGCGATAGTCCGGCAACACGGCAAGCATGTGCGAGTGAAGATAAGCGTGACCGTTGCGATAACCGGGCAAGGCCATGGCAAAGCCAACGATGGTGTCCCCATCAAACGCACCAAGGACCTGACCGCCGATGCGCTGGGCTACCAGGAAGACTCTGCGGGGGATCAGGTCGCCGTCGCTATATCCCCAGACCTCAAGCTGCAGAACAACGCAGCGTTCAAACTCCTCAAGCGCTGTCAGTGGCCGAATCTCAATTCCCGTTTCGCTGTGTGTGTTCATGCCTTTTGGTCGTTCGCTCTCCAATAGCCGTACAACGTACTACTCTGCCCGCTTTGCGTCCCGCCAAAGAGCATCCAGCTCCTTCGGGTCTAGACGCTCAAGGACCTCTGCTCCGCCTGCCGCGCGTTCCATCGCGGTAAAGCGCGATCGAAACTTTGCGTTGGCACGTCGGAGTGCGGACTCAGGATCGATCCGGAGATGGCGCGCGAGATTGACGGCCGTAAAGAGCAGATCGCCCAGCTCCTCTTCGATGGCTGAGGAGTCCTGCGGCTTCTCCGGTTCCTGCACGCCAGAAGGAATCTCGGCACGCAGTTCCGCGATCTCCTCATTCAGTTTGTCGAAGAGACCCTCTACATCGGGCCAGTCGAATCCGACTTTGGAGGCACGCGAGCCCAGCTTCGCCGCCTCCATCGTGGCGGGCATAGAGCGTGGAATATCTTCGAGCAATGAGGGCTGCGACTTCCCTTCCGCCGAGGCGCGTTTCTCTTCACGTTTGATCGCCTCCCAGTTCTTCAGAACGGTAGCGGAGTCCTCCGCTTTGACATCGCCAAAGATGTGAGGATGGCGGCGGATCAGCTTCGCATTCAGGCTTGCGGCAACATCGCTGATGGTAAAGTAGCCAGCTTCGGCAGCCATTTGAGAGTAGAAGAGCACCTGCAGGAAGAGGTCGCCGAGTTCATCCCTTAGATCCGACCATGCCCGCCGCTCGATTGCGTCGAAGACCTCATAGGTCTCTTCCAGGGTGTGGCGCTTGATGGTATCGAAGGTCTGTTCCTTGTCCCAGGGGCATCCATCAGGCCCGCGAAGCCGCTCCATAATTCGAACGGACTCACCCAGGTTTCGCGCGGTCGCTTCGCTCTCCTGTGACTCCATGTCTTCACTTTACCCGAAGCATAGGAGACAGCGCATCCTGCGTGATAGCATCCTGACCATAGAGTGATGCCGAACGATCAGGGAAACCGAACTGAGCCGAAGAGACGAATGAGCCCGCTTCTGTGGGTAATGCTCGCGGCGCCGTACCTTGCCCTGTGTTTCCCACAGCTCTATGCCAAAGCAACCCCAACGTTGCTGGGCTTTCCATTCTTTTACTGGTATCAGTTCGCCTGGGTGGTTCTTACATCTGTCCTTCTGGGACTGGTGTATCGCGCCCTAAAGGACTAGCCAGCCCGCATCGGATACGGAGCGCAATCTTAATCAAGATAAGAAGGAGGGTGGACGGCCGGGTCTATCGTATGCTGCCCTGCCGCCGCTGGGAGAGGTTGTAGACGCCACGTCGCAGCATATCGAACGTCGACGCCTCGTGGTGTGTTTGGTGATGCAGAAGGATACTGCGGAAGATTTCTATCTTGAGGCCTGCTGCTCCATATTGGTCATCAGCTTCACCTCAACCCGGCGATTCTTGGCTCGTCCGGCTGCCGTGCTGTTGCTGGCAACCTCCTGATCCTTGCCGATGCCTATGAGATAGAACTTGTGCGGCGGAATGTTGTATTTGGTCGCAAGATAATTTACGACCGCATCCGCGCGACGCTGACTGAGGGCATAGTTATAGTTCGCATCGCCGGTCGAATCGGTTCCACCAGTCACGGCAAGGATGTAACTCCGCTTCTCCGCCAGCCCTGCAGCAAAGTCATCGAGGGTCTTCCGATCGTTCGCCGTCAGAGCAGATTTGTCGAAGCCGAAGGTTACACTGACGTCTCCCACCGACTTGTAATTATCGAGATTGGCGACTACCCCGGTCAGGGTGTCTACGCGATTCACAACATCCTGAGCCGACTGATTGGCCGCGTCGGCGGACTTGCCGGCAGCGCGGGCGCGCTCGTCAGCAGAGTTCGCCGCTCCCTGAGCCTTTGCGATGCCTGCTGTCGCACGTTCGTCGGTGTCGACGATAGCGCGATGGTCGCTGGCTGTCTTCGCATCGAGTTGGTTGGTCTTGTCGATGAGGGGCGCGGTCTGCGAGCGAACGTAGTTCTTGCTCGAGCAGCCGATTGTGAAGGTAAGCAACAGAGCACTGGTGAGGACGGCAGTTCCCGCAGAACCAAATTTATCTTTACCAAGGGAAAAACGCATGGAGTTCATGTCTTTACTCTCCTTCGTGCAGTTCGCTGCAACGGTTACATTCCCTACGGCAGCAATTATAATGCCAAATGAACTTCGATAGTAAGTTGTTGAAATTAAACTAGATACACGTAAATCATCGCGGAGAGTGAGGTTTCCGGGGGCTGGCACATCTGGAACTTTTGATGTGGGTTTGCGTCAAATCTACGCGTGCAGCCTTTTTCTTGGTGGGGATCTACACTAAAAGGCTAGTTCTTCCTGTGCAGTACTTTGCGTCGAAATCCTGACCTACGAAATGGACCTTCAGCAGAAAATCCGGACTCTGCCCACCTCACCCGGCTGTTACCTGTACAAGAATGCCGAAGGCGAGGTGATCTACGTTGGCAAGGCGAAAAATCTCCGTACCCGGGTGCGATCGTATTTTCTGCAGGCCTCTCAGGCCAACGCGAAGACAGGCACGCTCATGCGCGAGGCCGTCGATCTGGACTACATCACGGTTGCCAACGAACACGAGGCCCTCGCCCTTGAGAACAACCTGATCAAGCAGCGCAAGCCCCGGTTCAACATTCTGCTGCGTGACGACAAGACGTATCCGTATATCAAGCTCACCATGTCGGACCGCTTCCCCAAGGTCTTCGTGACTCGACGACTGCGGAAGGACGGAAGCGCATACTTTGGTCCCTACTTTCCCGGAAACCTGGCGCACCGCCTCGTCGATCTGATCCATCGCAGCTTTCTGATTCCCAGCTGCAAGGTCGACCTGTCACGATATCACCCACGCGCGTGCCTGCAGTACTACATCAAACGCTGCCTTGGGCCATGTGTGGAAGGGCTGACGACGCCGGAGGAGTACCGACAGACCATCCGCGACGTGCAACTGTTTCTGGAAGGACGCCCCGGCGAGCTGGAGCAGCGGCTGACGGAACGTATGCAGGAGGCCGCCGCCCTCGAACGATACGAACTCGCCGCCCGTCTGCGCGACCAGCTCACGACCGTACACCAGATGCTGGACAAGCAGCGCATTGCAACGACCGACAATGAAGACGCCGATGTCTTCGGGTTTCACTACGAAAACGAGATGCTGGCGGTCAACCTCTTCCATATGCGCTCCGGCAAGATCGTCGACCGGCGTGATTTCTTCTGGGAAGATCTACCCGAGTTTCTGGAGGCCTCCAGCGAAGAGGGCGAAGAAGTCGAGTCTGTTGTGCGAGAGCAAACACATATCGCATCGGCCACGGAATCGCTGACATCGTTTGAACCTGATCCGGCCTGCGCTGCCCCGGAGATCGGCGAAGGCGCTCCTCTGATGCAACATACGGCTCTGTCGGAGCCGGGAGCGGCTTTCAGTCCTGGGGCCTTTTTCTCTGCATTACTCAAGCAGCTCTACCTCGATCAGGGCTATGTGCCCCGCTCCATCCTTGTTCCGGTGGACTTTCCGGATCGCGCTCTCCTGGCAGAGATGCTGGGCGAACGTACCGGCCACCGCATCGAGATTCTGGCTCCGCAGCGCGGCGAAAAGCGTTCCCTGGTCGATCTGGTCGGCCAAAACGCGAAGCAGTCTTACGACCAGCGATTCCGTGTACTGCTACCCTCGCAAAAAGCCATCGTGGAGTCGCTCCAGGATGCCCTGACGCTGGAGGAGCCTCCGCGAAGGATCGAGTGTTTCGACATCTCTCACATTCAAGGAGCGGAGACGGTAGCCTCCATGGTGGTCTGGGAAGATGGCGCGATGAAGAAGTCGGACTACCGCAAATTCCAAGTTCGTACGGTGACCGGCGTCGACGACTTTGCCTCGATGCGCGAGATCGTGCAACGCCGCTACAAACGTTTATTGGAGGAGAAGAAGCCGTTCCCTTCCCTCATCCTGATCGACGGCGGGCTGGGTCAGTTACATGCGGCTGCCGATGCCCTTAACGAATTGGGTGTCACTCTGCAGCCGCTGGCGTCCATCGCCAAGCGGGAAGAGATTATCTACATCTATGGGCAGGAGAGCGATCCCGTGGTTCTCGACCGCCGCTCGCCCGTGCTCCATCTCATTCAGAAGATACGGGACGAATCACATCGCTTTGCCATCTCATACCACCGCAAGCGCCGCGAGATGCGCGACCGCGACTCCGAGCTGCTTTCGATTCCGGGCGTTGGCCCACGCACTCGGCAGCGGTTGCTGGAGCATTTCGGCTCTGTCCGTGCCATCCGGCAGGCGGCCGAGAAGACGCCGGATGCGCTGACGGCTGTGGTGAGCGGTTCGACTGCCGAGAAAATCCGGAACTACTTTGTCACGGAAGATACTGCCGGGGCAGATACGCTCACTGTTCTGCCATAGGGGCCGTAGCTGCCTTCTCCTTAGAAGGAGCGACGGCTCCGTCCTTATGTGCAGGAACTGGCTTCTCCTTGGATCCGGTAGCTGCTGTCTTCTCTTTAGGCGCAGCAACTCCGTCCTTAGAGGCAGCAATCTCCTTTTCCTTGAGAGGAACAACTTCCTTCTCTTTAGGCACCGCAAGCTCTTTATAGAGCATGGCTCCGACAATCTTATGCACGGCGGTGGAAGGATGATTCTTGTGGTAGTAGAAGTACTGCGCCGGATTAGCGCACGGCGTGACGTCTTCGCTGAAGATGGAGCGTCCGGCACACTGATCTGTAGTGTCTTTAATCCCGAATTTCTCAGGGTGCTGAATGATGTAATCGTAGTAGATTCCCCATTTGCTCAAGCGGATATCCGCTCCACTGAGCTTGGAGGACATCTCAGCTGGAATACCCCGAATGGCTGGATTCAGACGCTTTGCCACACCGCTAAAGGCCGGAATCGCCTCAGGAAGCACGGCAAGACGGAAGTGCCGTCCTCCGGCGTCGTATAGCGACTGAATCTCTCCCTCCAGATTCGCGACGGTCTGTTCCGTGGCGATGCGGCTGTCGTTCAGACCACCTGCGATGAAGAACAGCGTGTTGTCCGGGTCGAAGACGATGGAGCCGTCATGGGCCCTGGCCACGAACTCAGCCACCTGGTTCTTCATTCCGAATCCCAGAAGACCATTCGTGACGATGCGGCCCTTGTTCTCGCCCGTCGATGCGCCGCTCACGGCAAAATCCAGGCTCTTCTCTGCCGCGTCGTGCGCATTTGAGGGAACCATGGTCAGCCCCAGCTTCTGAGCCATGTACGCCACAGCAGTAGGGCCGTCACTGTCAACCCAGCCGCGTCCGATATCGGAGTAGCTGTCACCAAAGACGTAAATTCGTTCGATGGAGGGTTGTGTCTGCGCCGGTAGGAGCCCAGAAACAGAAAGGATCACCAGAAGAACAATGAAAAGCCGCATGCGTGAACTATCGTACTGGAAGGCCACTGCTTCCCAAAATGGAATTATTCCGTGTTCCCCTTCTATTGGTCTCCGCCGGAGCCTGCCTGGAACGTATTGCACTGATTCAAATCGCCTGACTGCAATCCGCGCACAAACCAGCGCTGCCTCTGCTCGGAGCTGCCGTGTGTGAAGGTTTCGGGCGAGACGGCGCCTCGCGACATCTTCTGCAGATGGTCGTCCCCTACGGCTGCCGCCGCGCTGAGACCATCCCGAACGTCCTCTTCATGGATAATCCCGCGTTGTGCAGCGGTGTGCGCCCATACACCCGCCAGGCAATCCGCTTGCAGCTCCAGCATCACGGAGAGCTGATTTCTCTGCCCCGGATTGCGCGCCTGCAGTTGGCGCATGCTCTGTTCGATGCCAAGGACATTCTGGACATGATGACCAAGCTCATGGGCGATCACATAGGCCTGGGCAAAGTCTGCCGTGCTGCCGCCGATACGCCGCAGCTCATCCCAGAAGCTCAGATCGATGTAGACCTTTTCGTCTGCCGGGCAGTAGAAAGGCCCTGTCTGCGATTGAGCCGTCCCGCAGCCGGAGCGTGTGTAATCCCGAAACAGGACGAGCTTGGCATGACGATAAGCCTGACGAGACTGCTCCGGCAGCAGGGTCTCCCACTCATGCTGAACGTCATCGAGCACATAGGAGACGAGTTGGGCCGAACGATCCTCAGCGGCGGACGAAGCCGCGGGTCTGCTGTTCGTGGTCGAAACCTGGCCACCGCCGGCGAGATAACTTCCAATGTAGTTTCGGCCCGTGATCAGGCTGATGATGACCAGAAAGATGAAACCGATAATTCCAATACCGCCGCCGCCGAAGCCGCCGGAAGAGCCACGTCGGTCCTCGACGTCGCTGCTGAGCCCTCCAGGAGTCCAATCCATCGTTCACCCCGCTAAACTATGCCAGTATCGGGCCCGCCTCGCAACCAGAATAGTTGCCGACCCGGGAACGAAAAACGCCCGGTTCCGTAATAGTAGTCGAATCTGGATTCAGGGAGAGTATCGATGTCTACGGCAACTGCTTCGACTACCGTGGTACGTCCGGTGGATAGGTCCTTTCGCAACGCTCTCCGGCTGGCTCTGTTCTTTGCTCTCATCAAATTGGCTTTGCACATCGGAACGAATCTTTGGGAAGCACACATCGGCTGGGGATATTTCCGCGACGAATTCTATTACCTGGCCTGCGGAAACCATCTCGCCTGGGGCTATGTCGATCACGGTCCTGTCGTGGCCTTGC is a window of Edaphobacter sp. 12200R-103 DNA encoding:
- a CDS encoding class I SAM-dependent methyltransferase is translated as MRNIFGGGEGSASSRNTDSSRVPRHSSGWKELQKHLKGQESLRVLDIGPTSSTNINYITGLGHSIYMANLVEEAARPEWVLPSEPGEEARYDCDRFFEANLNFSGRQFDVVILWDTVDFLPEALIEPLFTRLHEVVAPGGLLLAFFHTTKEPNTAFCRYHLTDTEVVEMQKSGSYPLLNAYSNRKIEAMLHDFSSYRFFLAKDNLREVIATR
- a CDS encoding polymer-forming cytoskeletal protein; the encoded protein is MKPAEGSTVIGKSVTIRGELSGNEDLYLDGDMEGTITLTESSLTLGPNARILANVRAKDIIVYGSIKGDLHASDRVEIRGSASVDGDIYSRRLSIEENATIRGRVNLSPGESPGEGVEAVSKPQQESLLLEPKA
- the menC gene encoding o-succinylbenzoate synthase, encoding MNIDAIHMREINMPLAYPFETSFGLTTGRRILLVELECEGLTAWGECVAGEHPYFSDEMIDTAWIITETELAPRLLDAELQHGGDVPDVLKQVRGHRMAKAALENAVWDLEAQSKKISLADLLGGTRDVIPCGVSIGIQPTLEKLLEKIETELAAGYQRIKLKCKPGWDTHIFEAVRERWPDIMLSCDANSAYRMKDFDHIASWDQFKLLMIEQPLWYDDFYFHSMLQKRIETAICLDESIRNRRDALAAIDMNSCQIINIKVGRVGGFSEAIAVHNVAAERGIPVWCGGMLETGIGRVHNIALSSLPNFSLPGDVSASARYWSQDIIEPEVTVSKAGEIPVPAGADSGYAILRDRIESLTVRRQTLRAKARVTA
- a CDS encoding GNAT family N-acetyltransferase is translated as MNTHSETGIEIRPLTALEEFERCVVLQLEVWGYSDGDLIPRRVFLVAQRIGGQVLGAFDGDTIVGFAMALPGYRNGHAYLHSHMLAVLPDYRNGGLGRRLKLAQRDDALARGFDLMEWTFDPLEIKNAHLNIARLGAIARRYKADFYGPSSSPLQGGLPTDRLYAEWWLKSPRVANILAGTPEPIETIERITVPHAIYQWKQDPQTRSLAQELQKTNRKAFESAFSRGLAAIGYERDAHGNGTFLLGRWNDEEQGAWS
- the mazG gene encoding nucleoside triphosphate pyrophosphohydrolase, translating into MESQESEATARNLGESVRIMERLRGPDGCPWDKEQTFDTIKRHTLEETYEVFDAIERRAWSDLRDELGDLFLQVLFYSQMAAEAGYFTISDVAASLNAKLIRRHPHIFGDVKAEDSATVLKNWEAIKREEKRASAEGKSQPSLLEDIPRSMPATMEAAKLGSRASKVGFDWPDVEGLFDKLNEEIAELRAEIPSGVQEPEKPQDSSAIEEELGDLLFTAVNLARHLRIDPESALRRANAKFRSRFTAMERAAGGAEVLERLDPKELDALWRDAKRAE
- a CDS encoding DUF3311 domain-containing protein, which translates into the protein MSPLLWVMLAAPYLALCFPQLYAKATPTLLGFPFFYWYQFAWVVLTSVLLGLVYRALKD
- a CDS encoding OmpA family protein, with translation MNSMRFSLGKDKFGSAGTAVLTSALLLTFTIGCSSKNYVRSQTAPLIDKTNQLDAKTASDHRAIVDTDERATAGIAKAQGAANSADERARAAGKSADAANQSAQDVVNRVDTLTGVVANLDNYKSVGDVSVTFGFDKSALTANDRKTLDDFAAGLAEKRSYILAVTGGTDSTGDANYNYALSQRRADAVVNYLATKYNIPPHKFYLIGIGKDQEVASNSTAAGRAKNRRVEVKLMTNMEQQASR
- the uvrC gene encoding excinuclease ABC subunit UvrC; translation: MDLQQKIRTLPTSPGCYLYKNAEGEVIYVGKAKNLRTRVRSYFLQASQANAKTGTLMREAVDLDYITVANEHEALALENNLIKQRKPRFNILLRDDKTYPYIKLTMSDRFPKVFVTRRLRKDGSAYFGPYFPGNLAHRLVDLIHRSFLIPSCKVDLSRYHPRACLQYYIKRCLGPCVEGLTTPEEYRQTIRDVQLFLEGRPGELEQRLTERMQEAAALERYELAARLRDQLTTVHQMLDKQRIATTDNEDADVFGFHYENEMLAVNLFHMRSGKIVDRRDFFWEDLPEFLEASSEEGEEVESVVREQTHIASATESLTSFEPDPACAAPEIGEGAPLMQHTALSEPGAAFSPGAFFSALLKQLYLDQGYVPRSILVPVDFPDRALLAEMLGERTGHRIEILAPQRGEKRSLVDLVGQNAKQSYDQRFRVLLPSQKAIVESLQDALTLEEPPRRIECFDISHIQGAETVASMVVWEDGAMKKSDYRKFQVRTVTGVDDFASMREIVQRRYKRLLEEKKPFPSLILIDGGLGQLHAAADALNELGVTLQPLASIAKREEIIYIYGQESDPVVLDRRSPVLHLIQKIRDESHRFAISYHRKRREMRDRDSELLSIPGVGPRTRQRLLEHFGSVRAIRQAAEKTPDALTAVVSGSTAEKIRNYFVTEDTAGADTLTVLP
- a CDS encoding SGNH/GDSL hydrolase family protein, which encodes MRLFIVLLVILSVSGLLPAQTQPSIERIYVFGDSYSDIGRGWVDSDGPTAVAYMAQKLGLTMVPSNAHDAAEKSLDFAVSGASTGENKGRIVTNGLLGFGMKNQVAEFVARAHDGSIVFDPDNTLFFIAGGLNDSRIATEQTVANLEGEIQSLYDAGGRHFRLAVLPEAIPAFSGVAKRLNPAIRGIPAEMSSKLSGADIRLSKWGIYYDYIIQHPEKFGIKDTTDQCAGRSIFSEDVTPCANPAQYFYYHKNHPSTAVHKIVGAMLYKELAVPKEKEVVPLKEKEIAASKDGVAAPKEKTAATGSKEKPVPAHKDGAVAPSKEKAATAPMAEQ
- a CDS encoding neutral zinc metallopeptidase, which produces MDWTPGGLSSDVEDRRGSSGGFGGGGIGIIGFIFLVIISLITGRNYIGSYLAGGGQVSTTNSRPAASSAAEDRSAQLVSYVLDDVQHEWETLLPEQSRQAYRHAKLVLFRDYTRSGCGTAQSQTGPFYCPADEKVYIDLSFWDELRRIGGSTADFAQAYVIAHELGHHVQNVLGIEQSMRQLQARNPGQRNQLSVMLELQADCLAGVWAHTAAQRGIIHEEDVRDGLSAAAAVGDDHLQKMSRGAVSPETFTHGSSEQRQRWFVRGLQSGDLNQCNTFQAGSGGDQ